The following DNA comes from Curtobacterium sp. 9128.
CGACCGTCGCACTGTCGAAGGTCGTCCCGCCGTGCACGACCCGGTGTCCGACGACCGACGGCGGGTGCTCGTCGAACGACGGTCCGACCTTCGCGAACGCGTCGATCATCGCCTGGAACCCCGCTGCGTGGTCCGGCACGCGAGCGGCGTCGTTCGAGGAGGACTCCCCCGTCAGCGCGTTGGTGTGCTTCCACGCACCGGTGGACTCGCCGATGCGCTCGACGAGCCCGGACGCGAGCGTGCGCTCGCCGTCGAGCTCGATGAGCTGGTACTTGAACGAACTCGATCCGGAGTTCACGACGAGGGCAGCGGTCACTGGTGGCTCACTTTCATGGGTGGCCGGGTGCGGCCGGACGGGAGGCTGTGGCTGGGTCTGGTGGTCAGGCGGCGGTCGGCGCCAGGTCGGCCTGTGCCGCGGTGCCGGCCTGGATCGCGGTGATCGCGACCGTGTTCACGATGTCGCTGACGAGCGCACCGCGGGAGAGGTCGTTGATCGGCTTCCGCAGCCCCTGCAGGACCGGTCCGATCGCGACGGCGCCGGCGGAGCGTTGCACGGCCTTGTAGGTGTTGTTGCCGGTGTTGAGGTCCGGGAAGATGAACACCGTCGCGCGGCCGGCGACCGGCGAGTCCGGCATCTTCGTGCTCGCGACGGTCGGGTCGGCGGCGGCGTCGTACTGGATCGGCCCCTCGACCAGCAGATCGGGTCGGCGCTCACGCACGAAGGCGGTGCCGGCGCGGACCTTGTCGACGTCCGCGCCCGAGCCGCTGTCGCCCGTGGAGTAGCTGAGCATCGCCACGCGCGGGTCGATGCCGAACTGCGTCGCGGTCTCGGCGGACGAGATCGCGATGTCCGCGAGCTGCTCGCTCGACGGGTCGGGGATCACCGCGCAGTCGCCGTAGACGAGCACCCGGTCGGCGAGCGCCATCAGGAACACGCTCGACACGATCGACGTGTCCGGACGGGTCTTGATGATCTCGAACGACGGTCGGATGGTGTGCGCGGTCGTGTGCTTCGCACCGGAGACCATGCCGTCGGCGAGGCCGAGCTGCACCATCATCGTGCCGAAGTAGGAGACGTCGGTCACGGTGTCGCGGGCGAGTTCGACGCTCATGCCCTTGTGCGCACGGAGCTTCGCGTACTCCTCGGCGAAGCGTTCGCGGAGCTCCGGGTCGAACGGCGACACGAGGTTCGCGGCGTCGAGGTCCAGGCCGAGTTCCGTCGCGCGTGCCCGGATCGCCGCGGGGTCGCCGAGGATCGTCAGCTCGCACACCTGCCGCTGCAGGAGGGTCGAGGCGGCACGGAGGATCCGGTCGTCGTCGCCTTCCGGCAGGACGATGCGCTTGCGGTGCTCCCGGGCCCGGTCGAGCAGGCCGTGCTCGAACATCAGCGGTGTGACCACCCCCGACGGGGTGACCTGCAGCCGGGCGAGCAGTTCGTCGGCCTGCACGTGCCGTTCGAAGAGCGACAGCGCGAGGTCCGCCTTCCGCGGGGAGTCCGCGGCGAGCCGACCGCGCGTCTGGGTGATGCGGAGCGCGGTGTCGTACGTGCCGAGGTCGTTCGTGGCGATCGGCAGCGAGCTCGACAGCCCTTCGAGCAGCCGCGTGATCTGCGGCGCGGTCTCGAACCCGCCGTTGAGGATCACGCCGGCGAGGCTCGGGAAGGTGTCGGACTGGTTCGCCAGCAGCGTGGCGATGAGGACGTCGCTGCGGTCCCCCGGGACGACGACGATGCCGCCCTCGATAAGCCGCGGGAGCACGTTCTCCATGCTCATGCCCGCGACGACGGTGCCGAGTGCTTCACGGTCGAGGAGCGCGTCGTCCCCGCGGACGAGCGTCGCCCCGGTGGCGGCGAGCAGGGCCCGTACGGTCGGTGCGACGAGCACGGCGTCCTCGGGGATGGCCCACACCGGGACGTCCGGGTGGTCGTCGTGCACCGCACCGGCGACGCTGTCGCAGATCGCCGCGAGGGCATCGGGGTCCGCGCGGTTCACGACGACGCCGAGCAGCTGCGCGTGCGCCGCGCGGAGTTCGCTCGTGGTCACGTCCGCGACCTGTGCCATGTCCGCCGGGGTGCGGGTCCCACGTTCGGCGGAGTCCCGGCCGCCGAGCACCAGGAGCACGGGAGCGCCGAGGTTCGTGGCGACCTTCGCGTTGAACGAGAGTTCGGTCGGGCTCCCCACGTCCGTGTAGTCCGAGCCGAGGACCACGACCGCGTCGCACTGGCGCTCGACCTGGGCGAACCGGCTGACGATCGTGCCGAGCGCG
Coding sequences within:
- the pta gene encoding phosphate acetyltransferase, translating into MSTRIYITSAEGHTGKSTVALGVLETLARTVGRVGVFRPVARSVDEPDYVLELLLQHSGANQSYEDAVGVTYDDVHADPDAALGTIVSRFAQVERQCDAVVVLGSDYTDVGSPTELSFNAKVATNLGAPVLLVLGGRDSAERGTRTPADMAQVADVTTSELRAAHAQLLGVVVNRADPDALAAICDSVAGAVHDDHPDVPVWAIPEDAVLVAPTVRALLAATGATLVRGDDALLDREALGTVVAGMSMENVLPRLIEGGIVVVPGDRSDVLIATLLANQSDTFPSLAGVILNGGFETAPQITRLLEGLSSSLPIATNDLGTYDTALRITQTRGRLAADSPRKADLALSLFERHVQADELLARLQVTPSGVVTPLMFEHGLLDRAREHRKRIVLPEGDDDRILRAASTLLQRQVCELTILGDPAAIRARATELGLDLDAANLVSPFDPELRERFAEEYAKLRAHKGMSVELARDTVTDVSYFGTMMVQLGLADGMVSGAKHTTAHTIRPSFEIIKTRPDTSIVSSVFLMALADRVLVYGDCAVIPDPSSEQLADIAISSAETATQFGIDPRVAMLSYSTGDSGSGADVDKVRAGTAFVRERRPDLLVEGPIQYDAAADPTVASTKMPDSPVAGRATVFIFPDLNTGNNTYKAVQRSAGAVAIGPVLQGLRKPINDLSRGALVSDIVNTVAITAIQAGTAAQADLAPTAA